The sequence TCTGAAAAGTGACTAGTCATGCCAGACTAAGATAGTTTAACTGGATTCTAATATGGATCAGCACACACAAAACTAGGCTTACATAaccacagggggaaaaaaaaaaaaatctcggAGTGAGCACCCAGCGGGCTGGCACAGCAAAGCCACCCGGATCCAGGTGTGtgtctgctctgcagggaaggtgggggacagggagtgaaatgtgtgtttgtgtgtgtgtgtgtgtgtgtgtgtgtgtgtgtgtgtgtgtgcgcagAAATAGCAGCTTCTCATTTGTGCATGTTACTTCTCACATGTGTCCAGTATGGCATTTCTTACCCcagtgacaaaaatatttcGGCTGCTATTTTtgctcctgccagcactgcccaggtCAGGGCCTCTGCTGGATTCTGAGCTGAACTCTGAAGTCACTGAATTACAGAGTTAAATTATGTCCTTCATTCAACCAATGTGCAATCCAAGTGAAAttagcttatttttaaatgatttaaGTAGAAGGCAACTCTGGCCTGAGGCACACGTTACATTCagaatagagaagaaaaaaaattaactcaaaTCTCAAGTTGGGTTTGCAGGACAAGGGGTTGAAAAGGGCATCTCGTTTGTAAACAAAGAAAGGATCATCTGGGAATGAGCTGACACACAATGATCATAAGTGACATCAATGCCTTTTGTACAAGTTTCCTTCTAACAGGACACACATCAGCTCATTTCACTGTGTTAAGGAATTAGGCACTGTGTCATCACATTTGACACTTCACACTTACCTTTAGCAATACCTTGGATCAAGGTACCCCATATACTGCAAAATAGGTTGAGGTTACTAATGTACACAGCCACTGAGTCTGTAAGGAGCTCTCCTTACCTCAGTGGGAATTCTATCCAGtctattttttaaagttgttttctttttagagatATTAAATGTACTACCGTCTAACCATCAAATTCACTATTTCTCATGAGGAAATACTGTGAGAAACTCTTGCTTCAGTgttccctctttcttttctgcactgCATTCCAGCTATACAAATAATATCACTTTTGTCAATTCTTGCTATTCTTAGTTTGATCCTACAGGAcatgatttaattttatagCTGTAATAACTGTCTCCTAAAATGTATTCATTAGGTATTGCATATAAGTACACAGAaatggaactgaaaaaaatcagctactACCACTCTTATTAGTCTCACATTCTGTTAAATTTGTGGTTAGTAGCTCGAGCTTTAAATAGAATTGCATAGTAATATTTTAGTAACCAAGTACAATacagtattaagaaaaaaataatttgaaaagtcCTGTTCGAGCACACACTTAATAACTGATGTGctataaaacaaacagaaaaaatagaatCCTTTCAATTCCCCAGTAGCAAATTCCTCTTTCTATAGgtggaaaaatctgaaaatattagACACAGatctctgaggaaaaaaatattaatagcatGATCTctcccaaaaataaaatttccaatAAAATAGTGTGCTGAATAGAGGCTTAGATTCAATACTTCTCAGTCCACTATTAATAATCTAATAGTTTGACTGTTTCCccatcccttttttctcttaaaaaaaaaaaggataataaaaaatatatataaacaaattgCTAAGTAGGCTTCATTAAAGAGTCCTTTCAGAACCACTGTCCATCATTATCATcgtcttcctcctcctcatggTCCAGATACAGAAAAGcgactttcttttcttcagaaatatccGACCTTTGGTCGACCGTTCTTTGCAACTGCACAGTTTTATCAAAAAATGACTGTTCCACCACCTTTCCACCATGATCTTGGGAATAACTGGACAGAACGTAGCCacttcttgtgttttcattttctgaagtcTGGTCACTTTGAACTATGACCTGTGACTGACTCACAGCAGGATCTTGCTGGTTGGATATCAGCACTGCTTGTTCTCCACTTCTCACTGTAGATATTCCACCCATACTGGAAACATCCATTTGAAAAGTGTAAGATGCTTCCTTGGATCCTACTTTAATATGCTTTACGGACTTGTTGCTCTCAGATGACCCTTCTGTTTGTGAAAGATCTTCCAGCATTCCAGAAACGGGTCTTGTAAAGACTATTTGCTCAGCGTGAGTTTCTACGGGACTTATTTTAACGTGCCTGAAAGACCTCGAGCCTCCTGAAAGGGTGTGGTCTTCCAGCTCACTGATTTCGGTGTGCTCAGAGCCAGGCCCGTGGTAGATGATCTTCTCAGCTGTCATAAACTCTTGGGGACCCAACTGAACGTGTCTGACTGAACTTTCTGTCTGTGAGAAGTCCCTGGTGCCACTGACCTCCACCTTACCGGAGATGGGCCCTTCAAAGATCACTTGCTCGGTACGAACCTCTCTTGGGCCTAACCTGAAGTGCCTTATTGTACTGCTGACACCCCCAGACCCTTCTGCCTGGGAAAGCTCCTCTGAGCTATTGAGTGCCAGAGAGTCCGAAAGAGATCCTTCAAAAGAGACTTCTTCAGTTATTTGCCTTGATCCTACTGTGACACGTCTCGTGGACCTGTTGAAGTCCGTTGAGAAGTTCTGGGAAAGATTTCCAGAATCAATCTCTTCTATGGTTGTTGTAGTAAAAGGGCCTGAATAAACCACTTGTTCTGTGGTTTGGATTTCCTTAGGGCCCAGTTTAAAATGCTTCACAGATTGGCTGAATTCCGACGACCCCTCTGTCTGAACGAGACCTTCTGCAGCGCTGAGCTCCAGCGTTTCCGAACCGGGCCCTTCGTATATGACCTGCTCGAAGCTCTGAACTTGTGCTGGGCCAACCCTGACACGCCTGGTGGATGTGGTCTCATCAGTTGATTGTGGTGAGTGAGAGACTTCTCCATAATCTGCTGTTTCCAAAACTGAACCGTCATAAATCACTCTTTCCGTGGTGTGATACCCTGTGCCACCACTGCGTCTCGTCGTGGAGAAGTTATAGATTTCTTGATCAGCCAAAGGAGTGTATTTGTCAGTGGGAGAAGAAGCATCTACTTCTATGTTGCTTCTACCATCAACAACTCTCTCCGAGCTCTCTCTTTTCAGGGAGTGAATTGTCGCCTTCTCCTTCTCACTTTTAATTACTTCACCGAGCTGAGATTCATCAAATTCATCGGTACTGAGGGTCTGGGACAGATTGACTTCAGCAACAATTGTCACCGAGCCACCCTCCTCCTTTTGATCAACTTTTTTGATATCAAATTCTAAGTTACTAGCATCAACTCGGTGCTCTTTTGTTAGTGCAAACAGCTCCTCTTTCACACTCTCTGGGAGACTGCCCTCCAACTGCTCCAGAGCTTCCTTCAGTTGATGTTTAGGGTCCTTTGTTTCCTTGGATAAGAGCCCTTTTATGGAAGTCTGAAATTCAGGgggaattttaatttctttttcaataacAACGGATTCAACATGGGATGTTTCACCTTCAGGatgctcttttaaaatatgGGCACTTGCTTCCTCCCCTACCACTTTATAGGTTTCCTCTGGAGAGCTCACACCTTCCTCTCTCTTACTCTGTGTGCCTTGCAAAAATTCATCTTGCCAGGAATATTTAATAGTTGATTCTTCCTCAATATGAATTTGCCCATATACTGAGTCATCATCTTTTTCACTAATAATAGGATGATCATCAGGAAcagacacaaaatatttttgttcaatAGGCGAGTCATCTTCCTCAGTTACTTCTTCCACATGAGTGAAACTCTCATGGCGCGGTTTCTTCTTCTTGACATCTTCATAAGTGAACGTGATGTTCTGTTCCTCTTCACCGTAACGCCTCTCTCGCTCAGGGAACGAATCCTCCACTTCTTCTACTTCAAAAGGTGTTGAAAAATCACTCCTTTCATCGGTGGCATAATCCAGTGGCTCCTCTACAATCTCAACGTTAACAGACACGTTCTTTCCCCCCTCACTTCCCTTCAGGCCGTGATGTACAATGTCCTCTATCTCCTCTTTGGAAGGAGTTCCCTCAACACCCTCTCGAATCACTCTTCTAACATCCTGGTTTGACAGATGTCCCAAGTTACCTTCATCAGAAATATCTATGTCTTCCTGAACTTGGGATTGCACTGTGATCTCGGTCTTTATTTTCCCATCATCTTGTTGCTCTTCCTTATTAAAATAGGTCACTTTGGTGTCTGTTGACGTCTGTGAACTAGAAGAGTGCGTGAAACTTTTAAGGATGTCGGCAACAATATTCTCTGCTATATTTTCAGTTGGCAGAGTTCCCATTTTGTGACTTCCATCACTAATTCGCTCTTCACCTTCCAGACTGGACTCTGCCTCTGAAATCCTCACGTGGTGAGCTTCAGATGACTCAGTTACATGGCCATCTGCTTCTCTTCCTGTGAAAGTTTTAATACCATGTACCCTTATATCTTTATGTCTCTGAGATCCTCTGTCAGGAGCAGGCCTTTCAAGAGTGATTGGTATCTCAATGATGTCGTTGCTTCTTGATTCTGAGCTCACACTTGTATCTTTTTTGGTTGATTCACTTCTCAAACTTCTTGCATTAGAAATATCACTCCCTGATAACTTCTGGCTAACTTCCTCACGGATGTATGTTTTCTGCTCAGTCTTCCTTCCAAAACCAGCACTTTCTTCTATAAAAGAtttctcatctgttttctttttctcatcctTTGTTTGTTTCTCCAGCTTATCTTTTTCTTTCGGCAGAGATACTTTCTCTTCAGTCAGTTTGCTGCCTCCTCTTTTATCTCTGAATATGGTCCGAGTTTCAGTTATAGTTTCTTCATATTTAGATGGTTTTGCATCAGTAATCAGCTCATAAGCTGGAAATCTAGTGAAGCCTGGTTTTGTTCTCGTATTTTCAGCATCAGTCTTGTGGTCCTTGTCTGATCTTTCAGCATGTGTTGATTCTTTTGAAAAAGACACCGTGGAAGAAGTTGtaacctctgttttctttctctccgGAATTGTCTTTTGCTGCGTTTCAGTCTTTTTCCAGCTACTGTAGGATGGAGTAAATGTTCTTAATTCTTTGTGGTCAGTTATAATCCTTTCATCCTTTGAAACAGTTGTTGAAGGGCGATATGTTGAACCAAGTACATCTCTTCCAAAAGTTCTTCCACTGGTACTTGTCTGTGATCCAACCCGGGTGGAGTAACGTGCAGAGCTGCTCGTGTCTGTCACTGCCATTCTGTGCCTCGTGTCAGTGATCCTGGGAGCTGGTGAAgctttatttctatttctctcttgATAAGTAGAGTAAATATCTGTGTAGTTATATGAAGTGTTTATAATATCTGCAAAAAAAGAGCACAGGCGACCAAACATTAAAATAAGGGCTTGGATCTAAAATAATGTCAAATAGAGGGCATGAATTAAGGAAATTTGTACTAcattttttggaaagaaatagtgtcttcattttctgtggagCTTTGTAAAGGCATGCCTGTAGGTTTCCATGATAATTAAGTTTATgcataaattacattaaaagaaagcaaagttttTTGCTAAGTTGCACGATCTTGCTAATTTTACCTGTTGTGAACTACTGGGTATTGTGCCATTTACTTAAGAACCACACCTTTCATATTTATACTGATGTTCACTTACAGCTTCTTATTAAATAATGTATGCTGATATCCTAGGCTGGGTTTTTTGCTTCACTAGTATAAATGGCCTGGAGTTTCTCAGTTCCTGTTGAGAATTAATGGCACATCTGCCACCACACACTGGAAactgcaaacacaaacacaaccCTTCACACCCACAAGATACAACAAGGTACaacaagggagaaaaataaagaacctAAAACGTAAAATGTACCAGGAATGTCTGACTAAGACCAACCAGTACTGCACCACTCACATCCCCTACTCCTAAAAAGCTGGTCACATCTCCTCTGACCTTTGGTAGCCTTTCCTGTATAATTTCTGGTAATTATTCCTGTAATTCCTTCCATATTCTGTGAATACACTCGAGCACTGTCTGCAGAAGTGCTGGCTAGTTCAGATCCAAACTGTGCCAGGACAAACCCTGCTTACAATTTAACAGCACAGGCAAATCTGTGTGAGCATTTGTGCCTGGgcctgaggttttttttaatttaccacTAAAGACACAGCCTTAAAATCACTTCAAGGAGTAGTGTCTATGCTACTCTGATGATTTTAGGACCAGGAGTATTATTGAGACTAACTTTGTTACTAATAACAACAGCCTGAGCAGTCAGATTGAAGGTCCATCTTATCCAGAATCCTGTTCACAGTGACCAAGAGCAGATACACAGGGAAGAGGATAAGAACAGGCAAATAAACAGTGATACTTCCCTCGCATACTCTCACAGCCTCCAGAGATTTGCAGCTCCTAAGATAGAAATGGTATCTTTATGTTTAGTAAGTCTTTAATTTGTCTTTCATTACTCTGCTAAAATATCTCTGTAAACCCACTTTTTAACACTCAAAATGCTTCAGGATGATGAATTCCAGGGTTTTAACTACATGTTTTGTTAAACACTTCTTGCTTTATACTTCAAAACTCTCTTAAGACCTGTGGGCATCCAAAAGTTCTTTAGAGCTATAAAACATCACTCCCTACTTACTTTCTCCACTCAAGTCATGATTTTTATAAATGATCTCATGTAGGATAGCAGTatgttcatttaaaatattaacactCAAAACTAATTCAATCTTCACTCTGCAATACACTCATAAAAGTATTCTTCAGGAACACCATAACACAACCATTTCCagttatatttaatttcattcaaaattaatttttttaatatttatatcttACCTTGAGGCAATTTCCCTGCAAGCTGTTCTCTCCATGTAATAATCCACTGGTTGCTCTCCCCTTCTAACAAAGCTctgcaaaacacacaaaaaggcATTCCATTAAAATACTGGGAAGGATAAGCataatatttaacatttattaCTCTTAGAAACTGGAACAATTATCCTGCATTTGGGTCAGATTCTAAGTGTTTTTCACACCCCATGTTTTTATTACTGGGAATGAGAGATCCTTGGCATCTTCCAGACTCTTTAGTTTGCAGAGTTCAGTTCCTGAGAATGGAGCAATAATCCTACAGCAGGTGACAACAGCAGACACAGGGCAATTTTACATCAAATCTTCCACATCACTCAAAGTTTTTCTTCCTGACATGAACAAGATCCACTGATTTCCACTATGGGACCAGACAAGCTGGTAATTTTTTCCAGAATGATGGTCTTATAACAAAGCCACACAAAATCTGACAAATATTCAGTAAAGCTTCCTCAGAGACACACATggagatcatggaatcacaggatcatttgggttgggagggaccttcaAATTATCCtgtttcaaccccctgccatgggcagggacaccttccagtatcccaggttgctccaagccccgtccaacctggcctggaacacttccagggatggggcagccagagcttctctgggtaagatgttttataaagaaaaggcaaaaattaaataaaatatttgcaagcaGATAGTCTGCAGCCTTCCTGCTCATAACACAGTGGTAAAGGTGATGCTACAGTGTGATGTGAGGGAATTGTTACAGCCAGGACTTCCAAATGAAAAGTGAAGGAAAGCATTACTTCTACTGTCAAACCCTGTCTGGTGCTGGAGGAAACAACCGACAGCGTTAAATTAGTTCCTGTTCCATAGGAAATCAGCACAATACATTTGGCAACAAAGGCCTAG is a genomic window of Chiroxiphia lanceolata isolate bChiLan1 chromosome 12, bChiLan1.pri, whole genome shotgun sequence containing:
- the SYNM gene encoding synemin isoform X1, giving the protein MWRRWEAGWDEKRELQELNSRLRVFVTRVRELEEENRFLARELAELREQELIGLRVPEQELAWLRMQLEELSRAKLEAELERDGLRRELEELRALGAEVLGMRRRLEPELAGQRALLERLRGECVALEELLLELQAEHGHMAERQRREAVEIRELRLNLAALPPPLAGLSLEELEETYEMLLGQCCQETLLRYQEQIQMLQEQEAQRSRENVELLREESRQCRQHLEDLHRQGQELCALRERLEQEMLALQDRHGAEVEEYQRIIDALEEEKQFLTMSITDYLKDYQELLQVKAGLILEIETYRALLEGESNQWIITWREQLAGKLPQDIINTSYNYTDIYSTYQERNRNKASPAPRITDTRHRMAVTDTSSSARYSTRVGSQTSTSGRTFGRDVLGSTYRPSTTVSKDERIITDHKELRTFTPSYSSWKKTETQQKTIPERKKTEVTTSSTVSFSKESTHAERSDKDHKTDAENTRTKPGFTRFPAYELITDAKPSKYEETITETRTIFRDKRGGSKLTEEKVSLPKEKDKLEKQTKDEKKKTDEKSFIEESAGFGRKTEQKTYIREEVSQKLSGSDISNARSLRSESTKKDTSVSSESRSNDIIEIPITLERPAPDRGSQRHKDIRVHGIKTFTGREADGHVTESSEAHHVRISEAESSLEGEERISDGSHKMGTLPTENIAENIVADILKSFTHSSSSQTSTDTKVTYFNKEEQQDDGKIKTEITVQSQVQEDIDISDEGNLGHLSNQDVRRVIREGVEGTPSKEEIEDIVHHGLKGSEGGKNVSVNVEIVEEPLDYATDERSDFSTPFEVEEVEDSFPERERRYGEEEQNITFTYEDVKKKKPRHESFTHVEEVTEEDDSPIEQKYFVSVPDDHPIISEKDDDSVYGQIHIEEESTIKYSWQDEFLQGTQSKREEGVSSPEETYKVVGEEASAHILKEHPEGETSHVESVVIEKEIKIPPEFQTSIKGLLSKETKDPKHQLKEALEQLEGSLPESVKEELFALTKEHRVDASNLEFDIKKVDQKEEGGSVTIVAEVNLSQTLSTDEFDESQLGEVIKSEKEKATIHSLKRESSERVVDGRSNIEVDASSPTDKYTPLADQEIYNFSTTRRSGGTGYHTTERVIYDGSVLETADYGEVSHSPQSTDETTSTRRVRVGPAQVQSFEQVIYEGPGSETLELSAAEGLVQTEGSSEFSQSVKHFKLGPKEIQTTEQVVYSGPFTTTTIEEIDSGNLSQNFSTDFNRSTRRVTVGSRQITEEVSFEGSLSDSLALNSSEELSQAEGSGGVSSTIRHFRLGPREVRTEQVIFEGPISGKVEVSGTRDFSQTESSVRHVQLGPQEFMTAEKIIYHGPGSEHTEISELEDHTLSGGSRSFRHVKISPVETHAEQIVFTRPVSGMLEDLSQTEGSSESNKSVKHIKVGSKEASYTFQMDVSSMGGISTVRSGEQAVLISNQQDPAVSQSQVIVQSDQTSENENTRSGYVLSSYSQDHGGKVVEQSFFDKTVQLQRTVDQRSDISEEKKVAFLYLDHEEEEDDDNDGQWF
- the SYNM gene encoding synemin isoform X2, whose translation is MGALLEGESNQWIITWREQLAGKLPQDIINTSYNYTDIYSTYQERNRNKASPAPRITDTRHRMAVTDTSSSARYSTRVGSQTSTSGRTFGRDVLGSTYRPSTTVSKDERIITDHKELRTFTPSYSSWKKTETQQKTIPERKKTEVTTSSTVSFSKESTHAERSDKDHKTDAENTRTKPGFTRFPAYELITDAKPSKYEETITETRTIFRDKRGGSKLTEEKVSLPKEKDKLEKQTKDEKKKTDEKSFIEESAGFGRKTEQKTYIREEVSQKLSGSDISNARSLRSESTKKDTSVSSESRSNDIIEIPITLERPAPDRGSQRHKDIRVHGIKTFTGREADGHVTESSEAHHVRISEAESSLEGEERISDGSHKMGTLPTENIAENIVADILKSFTHSSSSQTSTDTKVTYFNKEEQQDDGKIKTEITVQSQVQEDIDISDEGNLGHLSNQDVRRVIREGVEGTPSKEEIEDIVHHGLKGSEGGKNVSVNVEIVEEPLDYATDERSDFSTPFEVEEVEDSFPERERRYGEEEQNITFTYEDVKKKKPRHESFTHVEEVTEEDDSPIEQKYFVSVPDDHPIISEKDDDSVYGQIHIEEESTIKYSWQDEFLQGTQSKREEGVSSPEETYKVVGEEASAHILKEHPEGETSHVESVVIEKEIKIPPEFQTSIKGLLSKETKDPKHQLKEALEQLEGSLPESVKEELFALTKEHRVDASNLEFDIKKVDQKEEGGSVTIVAEVNLSQTLSTDEFDESQLGEVIKSEKEKATIHSLKRESSERVVDGRSNIEVDASSPTDKYTPLADQEIYNFSTTRRSGGTGYHTTERVIYDGSVLETADYGEVSHSPQSTDETTSTRRVRVGPAQVQSFEQVIYEGPGSETLELSAAEGLVQTEGSSEFSQSVKHFKLGPKEIQTTEQVVYSGPFTTTTIEEIDSGNLSQNFSTDFNRSTRRVTVGSRQITEEVSFEGSLSDSLALNSSEELSQAEGSGGVSSTIRHFRLGPREVRTEQVIFEGPISGKVEVSGTRDFSQTESSVRHVQLGPQEFMTAEKIIYHGPGSEHTEISELEDHTLSGGSRSFRHVKISPVETHAEQIVFTRPVSGMLEDLSQTEGSSESNKSVKHIKVGSKEASYTFQMDVSSMGGISTVRSGEQAVLISNQQDPAVSQSQVIVQSDQTSENENTRSGYVLSSYSQDHGGKVVEQSFFDKTVQLQRTVDQRSDISEEKKVAFLYLDHEEEEDDDNDGQWF